The following proteins are co-located in the Planococcus plakortidis genome:
- a CDS encoding MFS transporter — protein sequence MNYKRFIVYQGTIVMASSIIFPFYILMLRNVGNSYSQFGWAYGLFALTAAICYPLIGKIADKAGDQVLLSVYSWGMALLLLVFPLANEIWHVYLLQIFMGVLGAVQKNSEKTVLARHVLKESAGKEIGNYHIWTSIAAAAAVIATGYLVDFFTISSIFYIASALFAWSGFSIMKKDKPLPELQA from the coding sequence ATGAACTATAAGAGATTCATCGTCTATCAAGGAACCATTGTCATGGCCTCAAGCATAATCTTCCCGTTTTACATCTTGATGCTCAGAAACGTTGGAAATTCCTACTCTCAATTTGGCTGGGCTTATGGGCTGTTTGCGTTGACCGCTGCCATTTGCTACCCGCTTATCGGTAAAATCGCTGACAAAGCGGGCGACCAAGTGCTGCTCAGCGTCTATTCCTGGGGGATGGCGCTACTATTGCTTGTCTTCCCCCTGGCAAACGAAATATGGCATGTCTATCTTCTTCAAATCTTTATGGGAGTGCTTGGTGCAGTCCAAAAAAACTCTGAAAAAACCGTATTGGCCAGACATGTCTTAAAAGAAAGCGCCGGAAAGGAAATTGGCAATTACCATATTTGGACGTCAATTGCTGCAGCGGCAGCGGTCATTGCCACCGGCTATTTAGTGGACTTCTTCACAATATCAAGCATTTTCTATATCGCCTCTGCACTATTCGCCTGGAGCGGGTTTTCGATTATGAAAAAAGATAAACCCTTGCCGGAGTTGCAAGCTTAA